The Xiphias gladius isolate SHS-SW01 ecotype Sanya breed wild chromosome 7, ASM1685928v1, whole genome shotgun sequence genome window below encodes:
- the stard13b gene encoding stAR-related lipid transfer protein 13 isoform X5, translated as MKYSDYMMKISQIEAKEACDWLRAAGFPQYAQLFEDSQFPIDITPVKRDHDFLDKDLVEPLCRRLNTLNKCASMKLDVNLPKKKSEDSDEEDLFAISDKWTFEWSSRRWSRLQDIDCLLGNHREGQPPRDGVPLRATTSSESVLTDLSEPEVSSLHSESSGGSGHRGLSTEDSDCSNRTCSDSAAMPDSTSLTMPHIPKEIARYGSLPDNHGKTSRIRAKDFLKRMETLRSRGTLGRGRKTLVISSPVLPQETQALKTLHCVEIINGDGGASEPLPNKVLPSHCSSEGSSHSSGSAVSTPSLKERKPHRADYKRSGMYLEDIDIFSGTQVNKVTEQNRRNEFCSYEDLVVHIPKDHKPGTFPKALSIESLSPTNGASINWHTGSMHLDSQLISFRKESRPVTQCCSRGSRISVYDNVPGSHLYASTGDLIDLEKEDLFPHLDDILLHVNGLQQIVDHWSKNVLPGGEGLAQVDGEREDKVGLQSSSQITLDFEGNSVTESQTTPSDGDRDRVSLAETESTRLRERRDSGVGASLTRPNRLRWPSFQISNRLSHSVASLQITNQSAGQLSLLQKFSLLRLTAIMEKYSMSNKHGWTWSVPKFMKRMKVPDYKDKNVFGVPLIVHVQRSGQPLPLGLQQALRYLRSQCLDQVGLFRKSGVKSRIQALRQMNESSPDNVNYEDQSAYDVADMVKQFFRDLPEPLLTSKLGETFLHIYQYVPKDQRLQAVQAAIMLMSDENREVLQTLLCFLSDVTSVEENQMTPMNIAVCLAPSLFHLNILKKDNLSPRAMQKKYSTGRPDQKDLNENLAATQGLAHMIIECNRLFEIPHEMVTQSRNSYVEADLHAPTIDELCKQLEDDDGTYQTHMEGRLQNLLKEAREKSKYWVSCSSSDNTELYYKKVGDGNPLRRWRVSVEVEAPPSVVLNRVLRERHLWDVDLLQWKVSETLDKQTEVFQYVLNRMPPHPSRDFVVLRSWRTDLPKGACSLVSVSLEHEDCPPVGGARAIVLESNYLLEPCGSGKSRLTHICRVDLKGRTPDWYNKAFGHLCAAEAARIRNSFQPLITDGPETKI; from the exons ATGAAATACTCTGACTATATGATGAAAATATCCC aaattgAAGCAAAAGAGGCGTGCGACTGGCTGAGGGCGGCAGGATTTCCCCAGTATGCTCAGCTCTTTGAAG ATTCCCAATTCCCCATCGACATTACTCCTGTGAAAAGAGATCATGACTTTCTGGATAAAGATCTCGTGGAACCTCTTTGCAG GCGACTCAACACCTTGAACAAGTGTGCCTCTATGAAACTTGACGTGAACCTTCCGAAGAAGAAA AGTGAAGACTCTGATGAAGAAGACCTATTTGCTATCAGTGACAAATGGACCTTTGAGTGGAGCAGCCGGCGTTGGTCCAGGCTACAGGACATTGACTGTCTGCTGGGAAACCACAGAGAGGGTCAGCCCCCCAGGGACGGCGTGCCTCTGAGAGCCACCACCAGCAGTGAGAGTGTTCTAACGGACCTCAGTGAGCCAGAGGTCTCTTCATTGCACAGTGAGAGCAGCGGGGGCAGTGGTCATAGGGGCCTCAGCACAGAGGATTCTGACTGCTCCAACCGCACCTGTTCGGATTCTGCAGCAATGCCAGACTCTACTTCTCTCACAATGCCTCACATCCCCAAAGAAATTGCTCGCTACGGCTCACTACCTGACAACCATGGGAAGACAAGCCGCATCCGTGCCAAAGACTTCCTGAAGCGCATGGAGACACTGCGCTCCCGAGGAACTCTAGGAAGGGGTCGTAAGACATTAGTCATCAGTTCTCCAGTGCTACCGCAGGAGACCCAGGCACTGAAGACGCTGCATTGTGTTGAGATTATAAATGGAGATGGTGGGGCTTCAGAACCACTGCCCAACAAAGTTCTTCCGTCCCATTGCAGTAGTGAGGGTAGCAGCCATTCTAGTGGCAGTGCTGTCAGCACACCCAGCTTGAAAGAGCGTAAGCCTCATCGGGCTGACTATAAGCGCAGTGGCATGTATTTGGAGGACATAGACATCTTCTCAGGTACCCAAGTGAATAAAGTCACAGAACAAAACCGCAGGAACGAATTCTGCTCCTATGAAGACCTGGTGGTCCACATTCCTAAAGACCACAAACCAGGAACCTTCCCTAAAGCACTGTCCATAGAAAGCCTGTCCCCAACCAATGGGGCCTCTATtaactggcacactggcagcATGCACCTCGACTCCCAACTAATTTCATTCAGAAAGGAATCCAGGCCTGTCACCCAGTGCTGCTCCAGAGGTAGCCGCATCAGTGTGTACGACAATGTTCCCGGCTCACATCTGTACGCCAGCACTGGAGACCTGATAGACCTGGAGAAAGAGGATCTGTTTCCTCACCTGGACGATATCTTGTTGCATGTCAATGGTCTACAGCAGATAGTGGACCACTGGTCTAAGAATGTGTTGCCTGGAGGAGAAGGGCTGGCGCAGGTGGATGGCGAGAGGGAAGATAAAGTAGGGCTCCAGTCCTCTAGTCAGATCACATTGGACTTTGAAGGAAATTCAGTCACAGAGAGCCAGACCACACCTAGTGATGGGGACCGTGACAGGGTATCACTTGCTGAGACAGAATCTACAAGGCTCAGGGAAAGGAGGGACTCGGGAGTAGGTGCTTCACTCACACGACCTAATCG GTTACGGTGGCCCAGTTTTCAGATATCCAATCGCCTAAGTCACTCAGTGGCATCCCTGCAGATTACCAACCAATCAGCAGGCCAGCTGAGTTTGTTGcagaagttttctctgctgcgtCTTACTGCAATCATGGAGAAGTACTCCATGTCCAACAAGCATGGCTGGACTTG GTCTGTGCCAAAGTTTATGAAGAGAATGAAGGTACCAGACTATAAGGATAAGAATGTGTTCGGAGTGCCTCTCATAGTGCATGTGCAGCGTTCTGGACAACCCCTGCCCCTCGGCCTGCAGCAGGCCCTGCGTTACCTGAGGAGCCAGTGTCTTGACCAG GTGGGTCTCTTTCGTAAATCAGGGGTGAAGTCTCGAATTCAAGCTCTTAGGCAGATGAATGAGAGTTCTCCAGACAATGTGAACTATGAGGACCAGTCTGCCTATGATGTGGCCGACATGGTAAAGCAGTTCTTCAGGGATTTACCTGAGCCTCTGCTTACTAGCAAGCTGGGGGAAACTTTCCTCCATATCTACCAAT ATGTGCCAAAGGACCAAAGGCTGCAAGCTGTCCAGGCAGCCATCATGCTGATGTCGGATGAAAACCGAGAGGTGCTGCAGACGCTACTTTGTTTCCTCAGCGATGTCACTTCTGTGGAAGAGAACCAGATGACACCCATGAACATTGCCGTGTGCCTGGCCCCCTCCCTCTTCCATCTCAACATTCTCAAGAAAGACAATCTTTCACCAAG GGCCATGCAGAAAAAGTATTCCACTGGCAGGCCAGACCAGAAGGATCTGAATGAAAATTTAGCAGCAACACAGGGCCTTGCTCATATGATCATAGAGTGCAACCGTCTATTCGAG ATCCCTCATGAGATGGTTACTCAGTCGCGTAATTCATATGTGGAGGCTGACTTGCATGCGCCGACAATTGACGAGCTGTGCAAGCAGCTGGAGGATGATGATGGAACATACCAGACACATATGGAGGGGCGGCTTCAGAACCTGCTCAAAGAGGCCCGGGAAAAGTCCAAGTACTGGGTGTCATGCAGCAGCTCTGATAACACAGAGCTCTACTATAAGAAG GTGGGAGATGGGAACCCGTTGAGACGTTGGAGAGTGTCTGTAGAGGTGGAAGCGCCGCCATCTGTAGTACTGAACCGGGTGCTGCGAGAGCGCCACCTGTGGGATGTGGACCTGCTACAGTGGAAAGTGTCTGAGACACTGGACAAGCAGACAGAGGTGTTTCAGTATGTCCTCAATCGCATGCCCCCTCATCCCAGCAGGGACTTTGTAGTTCTCAG GTCATGGAGGACAGACTTGCCCAAAGGTGCCTGCTCCCTGGTTTCTGTGTCTTTAGAGCATGAGGATTGTCCTCCTGTTGGAGGGGCACGAGCTATTGTCCTGGAGTCCAACTACCTGCTAGAGCCCTGCGGCTCCGGGAAGTCCAGACTAACTCATATCTGCAGAGTGGACTTAAA AGGAAGGACTCCGGATTGGTATAACAAAGCCTTTGGACACCTTTGTGCCGCAGAAGCTGCCCGGATCCGCAACTCCTTTCAGCCGCTAATCACAGATGGCCCAGAGACCAAAATCTGA
- the stard13b gene encoding stAR-related lipid transfer protein 13 isoform X4, with protein sequence MTSKRNSAKLTLRRSFSDQLRSSTSKAWDLLWKNVRERRVAEIEAKEACDWLRAAGFPQYAQLFEDSQFPIDITPVKRDHDFLDKDLVEPLCRRLNTLNKCASMKLDVNLPKKKSEDSDEEDLFAISDKWTFEWSSRRWSRLQDIDCLLGNHREGQPPRDGVPLRATTSSESVLTDLSEPEVSSLHSESSGGSGHRGLSTEDSDCSNRTCSDSAAMPDSTSLTMPHIPKEIARYGSLPDNHGKTSRIRAKDFLKRMETLRSRGTLGRGRKTLVISSPVLPQETQALKTLHCVEIINGDGGASEPLPNKVLPSHCSSEGSSHSSGSAVSTPSLKERKPHRADYKRSGMYLEDIDIFSGTQVNKVTEQNRRNEFCSYEDLVVHIPKDHKPGTFPKALSIESLSPTNGASINWHTGSMHLDSQLISFRKESRPVTQCCSRGSRISVYDNVPGSHLYASTGDLIDLEKEDLFPHLDDILLHVNGLQQIVDHWSKNVLPGGEGLAQVDGEREDKVGLQSSSQITLDFEGNSVTESQTTPSDGDRDRVSLAETESTRLRERRDSGVGASLTRPNRLRWPSFQISNRLSHSVASLQITNQSAGQLSLLQKFSLLRLTAIMEKYSMSNKHGWTWSVPKFMKRMKVPDYKDKNVFGVPLIVHVQRSGQPLPLGLQQALRYLRSQCLDQVGLFRKSGVKSRIQALRQMNESSPDNVNYEDQSAYDVADMVKQFFRDLPEPLLTSKLGETFLHIYQYVPKDQRLQAVQAAIMLMSDENREVLQTLLCFLSDVTSVEENQMTPMNIAVCLAPSLFHLNILKKDNLSPRAMQKKYSTGRPDQKDLNENLAATQGLAHMIIECNRLFEIPHEMVTQSRNSYVEADLHAPTIDELCKQLEDDDGTYQTHMEGRLQNLLKEAREKSKYWVSCSSSDNTELYYKKVGDGNPLRRWRVSVEVEAPPSVVLNRVLRERHLWDVDLLQWKVSETLDKQTEVFQYVLNRMPPHPSRDFVVLRSWRTDLPKGACSLVSVSLEHEDCPPVGGARAIVLESNYLLEPCGSGKSRLTHICRVDLKGRTPDWYNKAFGHLCAAEAARIRNSFQPLITDGPETKI encoded by the exons aaattgAAGCAAAAGAGGCGTGCGACTGGCTGAGGGCGGCAGGATTTCCCCAGTATGCTCAGCTCTTTGAAG ATTCCCAATTCCCCATCGACATTACTCCTGTGAAAAGAGATCATGACTTTCTGGATAAAGATCTCGTGGAACCTCTTTGCAG GCGACTCAACACCTTGAACAAGTGTGCCTCTATGAAACTTGACGTGAACCTTCCGAAGAAGAAA AGTGAAGACTCTGATGAAGAAGACCTATTTGCTATCAGTGACAAATGGACCTTTGAGTGGAGCAGCCGGCGTTGGTCCAGGCTACAGGACATTGACTGTCTGCTGGGAAACCACAGAGAGGGTCAGCCCCCCAGGGACGGCGTGCCTCTGAGAGCCACCACCAGCAGTGAGAGTGTTCTAACGGACCTCAGTGAGCCAGAGGTCTCTTCATTGCACAGTGAGAGCAGCGGGGGCAGTGGTCATAGGGGCCTCAGCACAGAGGATTCTGACTGCTCCAACCGCACCTGTTCGGATTCTGCAGCAATGCCAGACTCTACTTCTCTCACAATGCCTCACATCCCCAAAGAAATTGCTCGCTACGGCTCACTACCTGACAACCATGGGAAGACAAGCCGCATCCGTGCCAAAGACTTCCTGAAGCGCATGGAGACACTGCGCTCCCGAGGAACTCTAGGAAGGGGTCGTAAGACATTAGTCATCAGTTCTCCAGTGCTACCGCAGGAGACCCAGGCACTGAAGACGCTGCATTGTGTTGAGATTATAAATGGAGATGGTGGGGCTTCAGAACCACTGCCCAACAAAGTTCTTCCGTCCCATTGCAGTAGTGAGGGTAGCAGCCATTCTAGTGGCAGTGCTGTCAGCACACCCAGCTTGAAAGAGCGTAAGCCTCATCGGGCTGACTATAAGCGCAGTGGCATGTATTTGGAGGACATAGACATCTTCTCAGGTACCCAAGTGAATAAAGTCACAGAACAAAACCGCAGGAACGAATTCTGCTCCTATGAAGACCTGGTGGTCCACATTCCTAAAGACCACAAACCAGGAACCTTCCCTAAAGCACTGTCCATAGAAAGCCTGTCCCCAACCAATGGGGCCTCTATtaactggcacactggcagcATGCACCTCGACTCCCAACTAATTTCATTCAGAAAGGAATCCAGGCCTGTCACCCAGTGCTGCTCCAGAGGTAGCCGCATCAGTGTGTACGACAATGTTCCCGGCTCACATCTGTACGCCAGCACTGGAGACCTGATAGACCTGGAGAAAGAGGATCTGTTTCCTCACCTGGACGATATCTTGTTGCATGTCAATGGTCTACAGCAGATAGTGGACCACTGGTCTAAGAATGTGTTGCCTGGAGGAGAAGGGCTGGCGCAGGTGGATGGCGAGAGGGAAGATAAAGTAGGGCTCCAGTCCTCTAGTCAGATCACATTGGACTTTGAAGGAAATTCAGTCACAGAGAGCCAGACCACACCTAGTGATGGGGACCGTGACAGGGTATCACTTGCTGAGACAGAATCTACAAGGCTCAGGGAAAGGAGGGACTCGGGAGTAGGTGCTTCACTCACACGACCTAATCG GTTACGGTGGCCCAGTTTTCAGATATCCAATCGCCTAAGTCACTCAGTGGCATCCCTGCAGATTACCAACCAATCAGCAGGCCAGCTGAGTTTGTTGcagaagttttctctgctgcgtCTTACTGCAATCATGGAGAAGTACTCCATGTCCAACAAGCATGGCTGGACTTG GTCTGTGCCAAAGTTTATGAAGAGAATGAAGGTACCAGACTATAAGGATAAGAATGTGTTCGGAGTGCCTCTCATAGTGCATGTGCAGCGTTCTGGACAACCCCTGCCCCTCGGCCTGCAGCAGGCCCTGCGTTACCTGAGGAGCCAGTGTCTTGACCAG GTGGGTCTCTTTCGTAAATCAGGGGTGAAGTCTCGAATTCAAGCTCTTAGGCAGATGAATGAGAGTTCTCCAGACAATGTGAACTATGAGGACCAGTCTGCCTATGATGTGGCCGACATGGTAAAGCAGTTCTTCAGGGATTTACCTGAGCCTCTGCTTACTAGCAAGCTGGGGGAAACTTTCCTCCATATCTACCAAT ATGTGCCAAAGGACCAAAGGCTGCAAGCTGTCCAGGCAGCCATCATGCTGATGTCGGATGAAAACCGAGAGGTGCTGCAGACGCTACTTTGTTTCCTCAGCGATGTCACTTCTGTGGAAGAGAACCAGATGACACCCATGAACATTGCCGTGTGCCTGGCCCCCTCCCTCTTCCATCTCAACATTCTCAAGAAAGACAATCTTTCACCAAG GGCCATGCAGAAAAAGTATTCCACTGGCAGGCCAGACCAGAAGGATCTGAATGAAAATTTAGCAGCAACACAGGGCCTTGCTCATATGATCATAGAGTGCAACCGTCTATTCGAG ATCCCTCATGAGATGGTTACTCAGTCGCGTAATTCATATGTGGAGGCTGACTTGCATGCGCCGACAATTGACGAGCTGTGCAAGCAGCTGGAGGATGATGATGGAACATACCAGACACATATGGAGGGGCGGCTTCAGAACCTGCTCAAAGAGGCCCGGGAAAAGTCCAAGTACTGGGTGTCATGCAGCAGCTCTGATAACACAGAGCTCTACTATAAGAAG GTGGGAGATGGGAACCCGTTGAGACGTTGGAGAGTGTCTGTAGAGGTGGAAGCGCCGCCATCTGTAGTACTGAACCGGGTGCTGCGAGAGCGCCACCTGTGGGATGTGGACCTGCTACAGTGGAAAGTGTCTGAGACACTGGACAAGCAGACAGAGGTGTTTCAGTATGTCCTCAATCGCATGCCCCCTCATCCCAGCAGGGACTTTGTAGTTCTCAG GTCATGGAGGACAGACTTGCCCAAAGGTGCCTGCTCCCTGGTTTCTGTGTCTTTAGAGCATGAGGATTGTCCTCCTGTTGGAGGGGCACGAGCTATTGTCCTGGAGTCCAACTACCTGCTAGAGCCCTGCGGCTCCGGGAAGTCCAGACTAACTCATATCTGCAGAGTGGACTTAAA AGGAAGGACTCCGGATTGGTATAACAAAGCCTTTGGACACCTTTGTGCCGCAGAAGCTGCCCGGATCCGCAACTCCTTTCAGCCGCTAATCACAGATGGCCCAGAGACCAAAATCTGA
- the stard13b gene encoding stAR-related lipid transfer protein 13 isoform X3 — MFRELPESTGSECLGSMTPETQDIYLRMDHHRRRSGYRLGRIIARQQLLKKIAGEIEAKEACDWLRAAGFPQYAQLFEDSQFPIDITPVKRDHDFLDKDLVEPLCRRLNTLNKCASMKLDVNLPKKKSEDSDEEDLFAISDKWTFEWSSRRWSRLQDIDCLLGNHREGQPPRDGVPLRATTSSESVLTDLSEPEVSSLHSESSGGSGHRGLSTEDSDCSNRTCSDSAAMPDSTSLTMPHIPKEIARYGSLPDNHGKTSRIRAKDFLKRMETLRSRGTLGRGRKTLVISSPVLPQETQALKTLHCVEIINGDGGASEPLPNKVLPSHCSSEGSSHSSGSAVSTPSLKERKPHRADYKRSGMYLEDIDIFSGTQVNKVTEQNRRNEFCSYEDLVVHIPKDHKPGTFPKALSIESLSPTNGASINWHTGSMHLDSQLISFRKESRPVTQCCSRGSRISVYDNVPGSHLYASTGDLIDLEKEDLFPHLDDILLHVNGLQQIVDHWSKNVLPGGEGLAQVDGEREDKVGLQSSSQITLDFEGNSVTESQTTPSDGDRDRVSLAETESTRLRERRDSGVGASLTRPNRLRWPSFQISNRLSHSVASLQITNQSAGQLSLLQKFSLLRLTAIMEKYSMSNKHGWTWSVPKFMKRMKVPDYKDKNVFGVPLIVHVQRSGQPLPLGLQQALRYLRSQCLDQVGLFRKSGVKSRIQALRQMNESSPDNVNYEDQSAYDVADMVKQFFRDLPEPLLTSKLGETFLHIYQYVPKDQRLQAVQAAIMLMSDENREVLQTLLCFLSDVTSVEENQMTPMNIAVCLAPSLFHLNILKKDNLSPRAMQKKYSTGRPDQKDLNENLAATQGLAHMIIECNRLFEIPHEMVTQSRNSYVEADLHAPTIDELCKQLEDDDGTYQTHMEGRLQNLLKEAREKSKYWVSCSSSDNTELYYKKVGDGNPLRRWRVSVEVEAPPSVVLNRVLRERHLWDVDLLQWKVSETLDKQTEVFQYVLNRMPPHPSRDFVVLRSWRTDLPKGACSLVSVSLEHEDCPPVGGARAIVLESNYLLEPCGSGKSRLTHICRVDLKGRTPDWYNKAFGHLCAAEAARIRNSFQPLITDGPETKI; from the exons aaattgAAGCAAAAGAGGCGTGCGACTGGCTGAGGGCGGCAGGATTTCCCCAGTATGCTCAGCTCTTTGAAG ATTCCCAATTCCCCATCGACATTACTCCTGTGAAAAGAGATCATGACTTTCTGGATAAAGATCTCGTGGAACCTCTTTGCAG GCGACTCAACACCTTGAACAAGTGTGCCTCTATGAAACTTGACGTGAACCTTCCGAAGAAGAAA AGTGAAGACTCTGATGAAGAAGACCTATTTGCTATCAGTGACAAATGGACCTTTGAGTGGAGCAGCCGGCGTTGGTCCAGGCTACAGGACATTGACTGTCTGCTGGGAAACCACAGAGAGGGTCAGCCCCCCAGGGACGGCGTGCCTCTGAGAGCCACCACCAGCAGTGAGAGTGTTCTAACGGACCTCAGTGAGCCAGAGGTCTCTTCATTGCACAGTGAGAGCAGCGGGGGCAGTGGTCATAGGGGCCTCAGCACAGAGGATTCTGACTGCTCCAACCGCACCTGTTCGGATTCTGCAGCAATGCCAGACTCTACTTCTCTCACAATGCCTCACATCCCCAAAGAAATTGCTCGCTACGGCTCACTACCTGACAACCATGGGAAGACAAGCCGCATCCGTGCCAAAGACTTCCTGAAGCGCATGGAGACACTGCGCTCCCGAGGAACTCTAGGAAGGGGTCGTAAGACATTAGTCATCAGTTCTCCAGTGCTACCGCAGGAGACCCAGGCACTGAAGACGCTGCATTGTGTTGAGATTATAAATGGAGATGGTGGGGCTTCAGAACCACTGCCCAACAAAGTTCTTCCGTCCCATTGCAGTAGTGAGGGTAGCAGCCATTCTAGTGGCAGTGCTGTCAGCACACCCAGCTTGAAAGAGCGTAAGCCTCATCGGGCTGACTATAAGCGCAGTGGCATGTATTTGGAGGACATAGACATCTTCTCAGGTACCCAAGTGAATAAAGTCACAGAACAAAACCGCAGGAACGAATTCTGCTCCTATGAAGACCTGGTGGTCCACATTCCTAAAGACCACAAACCAGGAACCTTCCCTAAAGCACTGTCCATAGAAAGCCTGTCCCCAACCAATGGGGCCTCTATtaactggcacactggcagcATGCACCTCGACTCCCAACTAATTTCATTCAGAAAGGAATCCAGGCCTGTCACCCAGTGCTGCTCCAGAGGTAGCCGCATCAGTGTGTACGACAATGTTCCCGGCTCACATCTGTACGCCAGCACTGGAGACCTGATAGACCTGGAGAAAGAGGATCTGTTTCCTCACCTGGACGATATCTTGTTGCATGTCAATGGTCTACAGCAGATAGTGGACCACTGGTCTAAGAATGTGTTGCCTGGAGGAGAAGGGCTGGCGCAGGTGGATGGCGAGAGGGAAGATAAAGTAGGGCTCCAGTCCTCTAGTCAGATCACATTGGACTTTGAAGGAAATTCAGTCACAGAGAGCCAGACCACACCTAGTGATGGGGACCGTGACAGGGTATCACTTGCTGAGACAGAATCTACAAGGCTCAGGGAAAGGAGGGACTCGGGAGTAGGTGCTTCACTCACACGACCTAATCG GTTACGGTGGCCCAGTTTTCAGATATCCAATCGCCTAAGTCACTCAGTGGCATCCCTGCAGATTACCAACCAATCAGCAGGCCAGCTGAGTTTGTTGcagaagttttctctgctgcgtCTTACTGCAATCATGGAGAAGTACTCCATGTCCAACAAGCATGGCTGGACTTG GTCTGTGCCAAAGTTTATGAAGAGAATGAAGGTACCAGACTATAAGGATAAGAATGTGTTCGGAGTGCCTCTCATAGTGCATGTGCAGCGTTCTGGACAACCCCTGCCCCTCGGCCTGCAGCAGGCCCTGCGTTACCTGAGGAGCCAGTGTCTTGACCAG GTGGGTCTCTTTCGTAAATCAGGGGTGAAGTCTCGAATTCAAGCTCTTAGGCAGATGAATGAGAGTTCTCCAGACAATGTGAACTATGAGGACCAGTCTGCCTATGATGTGGCCGACATGGTAAAGCAGTTCTTCAGGGATTTACCTGAGCCTCTGCTTACTAGCAAGCTGGGGGAAACTTTCCTCCATATCTACCAAT ATGTGCCAAAGGACCAAAGGCTGCAAGCTGTCCAGGCAGCCATCATGCTGATGTCGGATGAAAACCGAGAGGTGCTGCAGACGCTACTTTGTTTCCTCAGCGATGTCACTTCTGTGGAAGAGAACCAGATGACACCCATGAACATTGCCGTGTGCCTGGCCCCCTCCCTCTTCCATCTCAACATTCTCAAGAAAGACAATCTTTCACCAAG GGCCATGCAGAAAAAGTATTCCACTGGCAGGCCAGACCAGAAGGATCTGAATGAAAATTTAGCAGCAACACAGGGCCTTGCTCATATGATCATAGAGTGCAACCGTCTATTCGAG ATCCCTCATGAGATGGTTACTCAGTCGCGTAATTCATATGTGGAGGCTGACTTGCATGCGCCGACAATTGACGAGCTGTGCAAGCAGCTGGAGGATGATGATGGAACATACCAGACACATATGGAGGGGCGGCTTCAGAACCTGCTCAAAGAGGCCCGGGAAAAGTCCAAGTACTGGGTGTCATGCAGCAGCTCTGATAACACAGAGCTCTACTATAAGAAG GTGGGAGATGGGAACCCGTTGAGACGTTGGAGAGTGTCTGTAGAGGTGGAAGCGCCGCCATCTGTAGTACTGAACCGGGTGCTGCGAGAGCGCCACCTGTGGGATGTGGACCTGCTACAGTGGAAAGTGTCTGAGACACTGGACAAGCAGACAGAGGTGTTTCAGTATGTCCTCAATCGCATGCCCCCTCATCCCAGCAGGGACTTTGTAGTTCTCAG GTCATGGAGGACAGACTTGCCCAAAGGTGCCTGCTCCCTGGTTTCTGTGTCTTTAGAGCATGAGGATTGTCCTCCTGTTGGAGGGGCACGAGCTATTGTCCTGGAGTCCAACTACCTGCTAGAGCCCTGCGGCTCCGGGAAGTCCAGACTAACTCATATCTGCAGAGTGGACTTAAA AGGAAGGACTCCGGATTGGTATAACAAAGCCTTTGGACACCTTTGTGCCGCAGAAGCTGCCCGGATCCGCAACTCCTTTCAGCCGCTAATCACAGATGGCCCAGAGACCAAAATCTGA